Sequence from the Lasioglossum baleicum chromosome 9, iyLasBale1, whole genome shotgun sequence genome:
TTTGCAGAAAGTATATTGTGGTCACGAGTACACAGAAAGTAACTTGAAATTCGGAAAACACGTGGAACCACAAAACGAAGCTATCATTCAAAAGATAGAATCGGTTCGTGTACAGCGGGGAAAGTTTCAGCCTACTGTACCTAGTACTATTTCAGAAGAGAAACAGACAAATCCATTTATGAGGGTACACGAAAAATCGGTAATGGACCATGCCGAAAAAAATGATCCGATCGAAACCATGGCATTTCTTAGACTAGAGAAAGATAATTTCAAAGCATAAATTTATTACTGTTACAAAAGAGACAACAGTGTTTACATAATCATCTGTTtgttaatataaaattgataatttgacAATACAAGGTTCTTCCATAAAAACGAGATTTGTTTTCGTTACGTATCAAAGTACACGAGAGAGCAGAGTTaatcttatttataatattttattttggatCGCTATACATAAATATTAGCGTATGTGCAAATATTTGATGATAAATTACGTATTTACAAATGACATTTATCTtaaatacaaaatagaaataCTATTGTACTACGTTATATTCAAAGACATTTGATTCGGTGTATCTTccgattttttattataaatttgcaTTTCGGCAACATATTTCTCTTTGGATCGTTCGTACATGTCGTAATAGACCTGAAAAAATGTGAACGGTAACCATTTAACAAATCTGTAATACATAGATAAGTGTAAATAACTGTTAACTGTTTTTCCAATACATACTTTTTTATCTTCGGAGCTTAGAGATTTCCAAGTAGTTGCAAGTTGCCTAGTAAGTTCTTGTTTGCTCGGTTCGGGTTCCCCAGCTAAACGTTCCATCACGCGAGGTCTTTGCTCTTGACAGAATTGGAAAAATGGATTTGCTGGCCTTTTCGGCGCGTTTGGATCCGTTTTTGCACCTTTCCTTTTCGTTCCTTTCTTTGTCCTTTCGTCTTTGGAATTGTGAGCAGTGGCCTTAGCGCCTTTCTCTTGTTTAGATGTGGCTTGGAAAACATTGTTTTCTTCAAGGACTCCCATAGGTGCTTCGCGCCAACGATCACCATGTTGATCCAAACGATCAATTAAAAATCTGTAAcacatgaaatattttttcgaaaCACAGCACACATCATTACTCactaaattaaatgtaaattagtTTTGGACAACTTTCTTACGAAAGAGAACATTTCGATGGTACATTTCAATACATAACCTATAAATCAAACTAACTTTTTTTCCTTTCTCGTACGTTTAAGAAGCTTCCTTACTCGTTGAATTCGGTAAACCAACCTTTCATTCTCCTGTAATTGAAAAGAATTCAAGAAAACTTGGAAGCACAAACGAATTACGAGATGtttagattaaaaaattgtttttcaaccTGCTGCAAAACTTCACATCTATCTAACAGTAATTGGTATTTtcgtttataaacattaaattctTCTGGTTCTACGTCGTATTCAGATTCGTCTGACATTTTAGTAATGTATTGTATAATTAAATTGAACTAATATTTTTCTGCATTGTTTTCATACGGTGTCAACAGTTCACGCACACGTTTATTTACTGTGATGAAACTTCGGTATCACAGATGTCGCTAGTTCCAATAATTATCATTCTTTCATCGGTTTTCCCTTAGACCTTTATATGGTCTAATTATTCTATTTACAATAGAATAcggctgataatgcaggtcgataTTACACACAGACTTAGTGCCCCTAATCTTAAGCCTGTGTATTACATTGTCCATTGATAATACAGTGTCTATCGTCCATGTAAACTAAATTTATTGATCaaaaacacaaaaaaaaattttttttttaattaaaaaaatgacaACAAAAAATATGCTTACATAACTATtcttttaaaaaagaaaaatttgatcATTTGTTGAAGGTTCGAGTGGAATAGGCAGTACAAAATAGATattgtatgtcgaaaagttagtaattcaggagatatttcaatttaaaaaactctaaaataccattactgtcgtactaagacgttacataaataagtaagtaaacactaacgtcttagtacgacaataATGGcattttagagttttttaaattgaaatatctcctgaactactaacttttcgacatacataggttagtacttttttataacgaatgtccagctgcatcgattgatgtattaaaaaataccccattccattaaaaaaaatgaaggtgaccttgaaatctcattaaaaaattacatgaaaaaaaaaattttgttggtatcttatgagccccatttcaccattcaactttgtccttcagacatttgacgtatctttaaaaacaacaaagatattcaaggtggtcaagttagctgggacaccctgtatatgtaaagGTTGGAGCATTTCGTAGAAATACAGTATTTAGTATCTACTgaatttatactatttaatattagtCAAACATTATGCATAAGAAATCTAGTATTTCCTTCACTCCTTCTAAGTATACTTCTTCAAGCTGTGTATTTTGAATGGATATGCAATTATGTTTTAGAAAACTTTTAGTTGAATTATGTTAAAGtacagtatacatataaactATGCATTCCTAAAAAACTGCTTGTTTCTTATTAATAATTACGTTAGTAtaaaaagaaatctacaaaatacaaagttttgtataaaataaaaattatatcttCCATATAATTATATACTTAATAGTTTGCTGAGTATCCTTCAGTTTTTATAACATGCCTTAGGCGATTTGGCATATTACTAATTATTTCTTGCGAATAATCCTTGCTAATTTTATGCCATTCCTCTTCTATCCTGTTTTTAATTCTTCTCTATTATGTATTGGCGTTTTATGAACTCTGCGGTCCAATTCATTCCACAAATTCTCAATGGGATTTAAACGAATATTTAAGTACCTATATATTTGTCTAAAATGCTCTCGATAAACACAATTTTGCCTATGCTATTGCTAGATATGCACCGCCATACAATTACCAATCCAACACTCGTGCTTCACCGTTGGTTGCAAATGTTTTGATGTCAGTTCTTGTCTTAGAGCCTCTTTCTTCTATTTATAGCGTTAACGGTGTGGGGCTGCATATCTATCAACAATGCGGGTGAAATTTTGTATATAGAGGACATTTTagacaaatataaatatgtacatattctacaacacaaattttaaaaaataccacaaaTATGGGGATTAAATTTTATCAAGACCCAAAGCATAAAGCTCGAATTGCGCAGGAATTTCTGTACGATTGTGCAAAAGTATTGAAGCCCTCTTCCCAATCCCCTGACATAAATTCCATTGAGAATTTGTGAAATCCCATtgagaagaattaaaaaacagGATAGAAGAAGAATGGTGTAAAATTAGCAAAgattatgcaagaaaattattcGCGAGAATATGTTATAGCAAATGAAGGATACCCAACAAAGTATTAAgtacaataatataatttttattttataacttgAACCGATAAAGTGTCCCAATATTATTGTGACACAAAACATTGCatttttggattttttttttaacaaaccgTTTTTTAGAAATACATAGTTTTCACTGTATTTTAACGTAATTCAACCGAGTTTTATATATATCCATTCAAAATACACAGCTTAGAATCAAAAATTATACATGTGTATgaatattttcgtgaccgactgtatatatttatagatataaacataaatgTATATGAAACATGTGAATTTTACttacgtatatatgtatatatgtattgaataattatagctacatataaattttagaaaaacaATTCAATCTATTTATGGAAAGTTCATGAATGCATTGTCATCAATAATTACTATTTCTACGAAGtaagaaagagaaaagagatATAAGCAAAGGAATTGGTTGTATCGAACGAAactgaaaatgtttaatttttcagtATACTTTTGCGATCTAAATTGCGCCATCCCTGCGTTTCCGAAAACGACCAATGGAAGCGACGAAAGAAGGGTCGCGTCCAGTCGCGTCGATACACATGCGCAACTAATAGCCTGGGCTCAAACAGTTGGTCAGGTCAGACATGGTCAAAACACGTAGCGGGCCCCTCGGTGCGTTATTACTTTCCTTTCCTACTATTTGAAACGACACGTTTTCCGTTAGCGTTATTTCCTCTATTCGCCTCGCCGTGTCGCGCCACCGCGTCAACAATTTTCGTTGCCCTTGGCTTCTTCGTCCTTTCTTTGTCGGTGTTACTCGCTTTCGTCGGCTTACTATTTGCAAGTTACCTATTGTTTTCCGCGTGTACAATGCAGTGCATCGCAGTTTTTTAGCATTCGCTCCAGATTGCCAGGCTGATTTCCGGTGAGTAGAAacaagaaaaatattctttttattcatGAACGTGCTTATATTTGTTCACGAGTGAGCCTACACGTTATTTAGATCAGATTTGATCGCGTGCGTGGAAACAGACAGGAAGGGGTTTTCGACGCGGCACGCGCGTGCGAAAAAGCTTGCTCGCGAGATCAATAGCAGCCATTGCAGTTATGGTAACGCGATCAGCTGATCCTtattttgtttacaaaaatctgcaactctatatatatatttagacaTCGTTTCCAAAACGTTGGAGTCCATCTTTATCTTTCTTAACCTCGCAACTTTCTTGGCTTGCCGGACCTCCATCTTTTTCTTCACGCTATTTCTCAAAACTCTTCAACGTCTGTCGAACAATTGCAATCGTTAGCGAATCTCTGATAAACAAAACATCAACGCTATTTATcgctaaattattattaaatatatactaacTCTCTTACGAACATGTATTTGCTGCACCCTAATAAATGTAGTATCATATTCGATACATAATTTGATACGTTCGTTACCAGTGCCACTCGTGTGCGACGACCATGATTTTGCGTTTTCCATAGAGAAAATCGTATCCGTTTCACGCATGTCGTTATTTCGAATTAGAATGTATAAGTTAGGGCGTGCTACTTGGAGAATTTTACTCTTCTGTACTAccattttcatttatattttataagaaTAGATTGTTAGAAACATAACGGCCGTTGCCGAAATGAACACCGGTAGCGAACGATTAACCTTGTTAATATGTAATGCTACATATTTGAGCTCACTTCCTGTGTAATATTCAAAAGTTTCCAGGCAGCCTTTGTGAACATTTATTTAACAAGTGCATAACTATTCCCATGTAATTATAATAAggtgtaaatatatgtatatgtctggACGACTGGAATCAGACTAACAGCAAGTATACGTATTTATTAACACGTGTTTCTTCCTGCGTTACATATTTACgtgtatataaatacatatacatatatgaacatacagcttgtcaaatctagctgtgcgactGAATGTCtcccgcaaggggaaatgtcCCCGCTGCACAATGGTAAATAGGCGGAACCTCGCAACGATGGTGAACTGATCGTCACCAGTCAAACGATGCACATGGCGACAattcagttaaaaagtaaagtgacacaaATGTATTcatacaaacatataaacagttgttttgtatgtttgcTGCTGTAAGAAATAAGGGACAGTACtcacttttgacgaggtgtgtaccttACCGTTCATATGTTGCATCCTTCTTTCGTcaagtgcggtctttgtttttgtctgcgcattcctaagttttggtcaaccgcacagctagatttgacaagctgtagttGTAAAGTTTactatttttctaaaaatgattatatatttgtatatttaacGGATGTATATAGTGATTTTTGCAATTCCCAGCATCAGTGCTGAGCATTTATATTGGACATTATAAGAATATAGAGATGGAGCGTGTACTAGCATTGTGGGCAAGGGGGATGTTCAGGATTGCAGAGGAGGCAGGGGCACATTTACGCCTGAATTTGATTGGTGGCATTTCTGCGCATACTCTGTACTGCCAAGTATGAAAAATGTTTACAgattgttatacagggtgtcccagtttTTTCCGGCCAAACTTTGCCAGCGTGTTCTACATGcaaaagtaagaaaaaaatgttatatgaacATATGCtcttaaatgttttattaacGAGTTAACATTTCAAAATGATGTCTGTTATTACGAATACAGGATTGGCACCTAAGAAATATTGACCCTATCGTATTACTCATTTCTTCTCCGCTGATATTCCCTTACAGCAGCTCGGGCACTTTCATTACAAAAACCATAAATAAAATGCATATCAGCGTATTCACGATTGGAAAATTCTCGTGGCATCTCGATATGAAGTCGTACAGTGTACTAAACATTATTTGCTCAGCAGAAATCAATGTTGATATCAACTACTTCTGCAAGTAAACATAAGAGTTTATGTAAACACAAATAGAGATATTCATAATACATTCGTATGCTTTGTCGACGAAATGCCAGTTCATTATCATTttgtattattagttataactTCTTAATAAAACATTTAGGAGCATGTGttgatataaaatttttttcttacttttgCGTGTAGAACACACTGGCAAAGTTTGACTGGAAAAAACTGTGACACCCTTATATCTGACAAGTTGAATTAGGAAAGTGATAGTTGACCCTTTGTCCTATAATAACGTATGACACTCGTGATACGAATTATGTCCAAAATATTGTAATGAACgttgttaaataattaaaagtgaagaaaatgaaaagttaTAGAAATTTTCGATAACGGCAAatctacatttttttattttatgcaatttGTAGTTACATATTTCATGCTCTTATgtacaatttcaaataattcataaatctttgtctgaaaaaaattctagaacgagggattaaagaaaactaaaattaGAGAATATAGAAGAGAAATTAAAACGTGTAACACGAATTAAAGAACACTTGAacatttgaaataatttgttatttatagtttaaaatcattatttttataaaatgaagAGGTGTTATATAGAACGGAGTCCTCACGTTGCTAATTCGAGGCCTTTCACCAATTAAATTGATCTGCCCCTCAAGTGCCTCAGTCTTAGATATTTTCATCGATGACCAATATCCTGTTACATTTTCAATAGGCATCATCCTTTTATAGTATATAAGATTACACACGCCAAGGAAATCAGACTTTACGTAAAGAGGACTGACTAATTCATTGCGAACGTCATAGATGAAGgaggtattatatgtatacttaaTAATTAATGAGGATAACATAAATGTTATATATTTTtccttataatataattaaaaatagggtACAATAAGTTTTTACACATAATAGGCTTATATGTACGTATATCTTTATTTCAGCGTTTTGACCAAGAAATGGACTCTTTTTTACAACATAATAAGCTTATATGTACGTATATCTTTATTTCAGCGTTTTGACCAAGAAATGAACTCTGTTTTACAACATAATAGGCTTATACCAGGCTTTGGAATAAACTGAACTTGTATCAGTTCTTGTATTGTATCAATAGATGTCCACACCAACTATGAGGTACTATCGTTGACGCATTTTTTCTTATTCCACTGTCTCGCGTTAATAATGTGTAAAATCGCGGAAAATTGACTGTCCTCTAAATAGAGTTAGTTTATTGAAAAATGATCGCGCGGTAGCTATTTGATTTGTCTATTTTATTTATCGCTACATAATGTAATCTTATTTTAACAATTGAATGTATTGAATGTGTCGTATGATTTTCCATTAACCCGTGATCGTTGTCATGATCTTTTAATTTGTTAAACAAATTGGCATTAATAAATTTCACTCGCGTTGTTCTTTTGATTGAACAAGAAAAGCTGTACGTGCCGCAAATGCTCTTTATTTGGTTTGAAACTAGACATGTTTACCACAAAATAAAAAGACGCTAACACGAAATCATTTGAACATCAATGGCgtatttcaacaaaaaattgttattgaaataataatgagAGTAATGGATAAagtaacaaattataaaaatatgtttatttgaacaattgtttcaacaatacgttgttattgaaatttgaaataataatgaaaatgatGAACATAGAAAAAAGTTTGTGTACATTATGAAACACAAGTAACTGGGTTTGACGGGTTACTCGGGTTACGAGAACCGAACCGGGTTCGTGTTAGGATTCGCATCTCTGTTTGTAACCCGGTTAGACGGGTTACGAGAACCGAACTGGGTTCGGGTTAGCATTTGCATCGCTTTCTGTAACCCGGTTAGACGGGTTACTTGGGTTACAGAAACCTTCCTCGGTTAACCGGGTTCGGGTTAGGGTTAGTTCCGCGGTTCGCATCCCTGGTTTAGACCGTGAACATGCCCTTGCTAcatataattatacaaaattaataccATGTTATTGTGTTATGTTATGTTAACATATACTGTGCATAagcaatttaaatattttatatacaattatatatacaatacaaccaagacaaatttaaaaattcactTATTTCAGATATGATGGAAACACATCTCTGAAATGTTCTGCGAGTCCATACTTTTCAGCCATTCTCGTATTGTGTGTTTCATTGTACACATTTAAGTCGTATCTATCGACTGTTGCTATTTTTTTTTGATGCACTGGAGGAGAGACatctaatatttttgtattatccaGTGCCTGTACGTAACCTGTATTCATTTCAATATCATGCCTGACCAATAATCTTTTGTATGCACTAATAAATTACGACACTGCACAGTGGGACGGATGGCCATTCTCGGTGGAAAAAAATCCTACACATTAGATGCGGCTAGTGATATCAACGTATGTGgtgtcgttgtaaagaggagaTCTCAATCTTTAAGTTTATGATAAttttaatcgaaaaaaaaattttcgaaaaattttttgaattatatataattttttatagatAAAGTATCATCAATTTAGCActcgatttttaatataaaggaaattttaagaaaattgaacTTGGTGGAGAAAAATCATAGATGCTTCTTGAAACCGATTCAACTTTTGTGTTAGGCGAAGAAATTAGATTTAACATATATGCagcctttaaaaataatatttatgtaaaaaatattatataaattacataaacaaatataaaaaggaataaaaaatgcaataataatattaaataataaataaataatgtaacagtaataTTAAACAAGTATAACAATAAAATctaaatataacaatataactacaaaaaaaatataactaTAGTTCTTTGGTAATATCACTGTCGCTGTAAACTAAGAATACTATCACTATTACTACTATTATAATACTTCGGTATTAGACGGTATATTAGctggtatatttatttacaaagatATTCTTCTTTCTGTGGCAAGTTACCCATTTGTTCTTAAAGTCACGAAATAATCTTTCCAATTTACATTTCATTGAGCTTTCAGAACTTTGTGTGACATCTTTgatatcaaatttatttatgatataattgtatatcgaatttatatttttggaaTGTCTATCCGATATCCATAATTCAAAAATTTCTAGTTTCGATACTGAAACAGTTgaatctaaaaaataaaatacaaacaatGTAGAAGATGTCAGCAGCTAATTTCTGTGGGAATTTGTTTTAAACAGTCTAAAGTAACTTCTATGCAAATTTTATGGCAAGATCTTTTAGCATTTTTcagttattcaattttcaagTGGGTTATATGGCATACAAAAATGGTATTTGTAAAACCAACAAAATCTTTacgaaaaacattatttaaataacttaTATATGATCAAATAGGTACTTACGGGTAGTAACATTCTCCATGGCActtagaaaaaatgtttaacggAAAATGACTTGCTTAAAGGTAAGTTTTCTAAGCAAGCTAgctgaagaaaataatttcgatcGCTGCAGTCTAACAAAGTGATACTTTCAGTTTCACGTCTCTGAAGGcaataaatgaatttcttctATGGCTCTTAGAAGAAGTAAACATTTCTGAGTTATCTCTGCGTGTGTTTATATGACGTTTTCCCGGCTAGCATGCCCATTCAGTCCACTACTGCAGCGCACCGTATGCACCGTACGCACGCGGCGCGCACGGTGatacagaaatttaaaaaattgtagcagGCGGATCCGCAGCATTCCGCAGGGTTTTTTTGTCAGAATCTCTTTAGTATAGTTTGaactttaaaacaaaaaaagtttCACCCCGGCTATCCCTGGCGGTTTTTAGTTCTGCTCTGTTAAAGTCAAGTAAATTACGTAGAAAACTGGTACTTAAACAATGTCTAAAAATTATTAGTAAAGGACGTTACTAACAAACTTTGTGAACATTAatgtaaacatttatttatattaatatagaaaATCGTGCATAGAAGCTTAAAGAATCTTATTTATTGCTCTGACACAAGTTTCTTTGTAACGAATATAAACGTACGATTTCGCCGTATTACGGTTCGGAGTTTTCACGTATTGATTTCTATGCTTATATCACTGTTAAATGAATTACTATGGGTATAATTAGGGTCAGTGAACATTCCCAAAGAAGTATATATGAATGTTATATCTATTTTCTGACATGACTTTTTTCCACCTAAAACGGCCATCCGTCCCACTGTGCACTGTGAGGTTGGGACACCACCCACTTCCGCCTCTTACTGCgcaaaaaaacaattttagatGATCTTGACTTGTTTTACATGTCAAGAAGTATTTCATATTAGAATCGCGCGGTTTCACGTATGTGTCAAAAATATTAAAGAGTCGACGGTACTGCAGTCAAGAGGCCTATAAAACCGGCTTTTGGACATTCCacctttttgttttattttggaCAAATGCGTCAATTCTGAAATTAGCCTTGGACACCAAACGACTTCATTAGTGTGTGTTAAAGGACTTTTCAGATGTGTTCCCCATTTATTTCGCACATTCAGAAAACCAAATATCGTATTAATACATCTTATGAATCGTGCGGTTGCATCGCAACCTTCGAAATCCGATATATGCAACACTTGCGAACAAAATTCAATGCTGTCCGCAACACTGGCACTAACAATTGAACTAACGATTGAAGTTTGGATTCTATCATGGCAAGCGATACTCGGTACAATTGATAGATGTTGCCTCGCTGTGGTACGTTGTGAAGGTCGATTAAGGCGATAAAAGTATTGACGGTACCAAATCCCATTGCCCTAGTAGTTATACAGAGCGTGATGGCTCTAAGGGTGGAGGTAGCTCCGGACTTGGCCGTCCTTTATGCAATTATTTATAGTCCGTGCATTAAGATGTTATAAGAAAGGGGGCCAAAGGCGCTCAGAACTAAGCGGCCTGTCGAGGAGCATCGACCGCATTTTGCAGACATGTCGCCGGGTTGATCCAAACGGCCACTGCTCCGTTCACCTCAAGTCTAGTAGCGCAATCTGGATGTTGCTCGCCAACAAGACTAGCTGCTCCAAGTGACAACTCCAAAGATGTTACTCCACTGCTTGGAGACCAGAACTTGACGACTCGGGATCCGATCACATTCGATGATAAGTAGTGAGGGTCCCCTGCTACGACGTGAGCGATATCAACACACCGGCCAGCGACGTTCCGCTTCTTCTGTTGAACCACAGGAGGAGGAATCGCGGAAAACTGAGATGTGAGCTTTATTGGACCAGGATCTGTACACGCCAAAGCCGAATTCGTGGCATTGCCACTCCAGTTAACTTCACCCATGAAGTGAGGAGCGAGGCGATGGCCAACTCGCTGCATCAAATTGGAGTATGCATGAAAGTCGGCGCGTAGATGAGCGTCACTATACTCAGCTGGATAAACTTGATCCGCGTTCAACACTAAAGCGTCGGGACTGAATTGGACGCCAGGGATGCAACAGTGATCTCGAAATACGTTCCGATCAACCTGAGGTGTTTCCGCATTCgcgtaacgttctaaaacaccGCGGATGTTGTTTGGAGTAAGAAactgcgcggatatctcgggatCTGGTACTTCTTCAAGCACAGGGTAAATGCTGTGCCACACTTCACCGTCAGGGTGGAGGTAGCTTCAAGACGGTCGGCGGCGGCCTGACCAGTCCCTACTCCGGGAAACAGCTTAGAATGGAGTGCTTTTGCCAGATCATCAATCCCTGCTGCACCGTATTTCTGGGTACTGAATGCAGCCCACATAAGCGCACTCTTTTCGACtttcaatattatatattttaagttTGTTTGAGTGTGTCTTTTGCTATACCTACCGCTTTATGCACTTTTTCTTTCCACGTCTGTGTACTTCTATATATACTCGATGAATACTTTTATTGTTCATCCGAGTTCTGAGGGTAAAACGTCTTCAGTGCCGTCGAATTCATCTGGACCACTGTGCTACAGTGAGATTACGTGTCTCAACCGAATTCTTGAGCAATTGTACAACGTTACTGCTCATTATCATTCAGTGTCTGTTATATCTTTGGACTCCCACCAATTCACTTTATTCATATTTCTTATTTTGTTTGTTATTGGTATATTTGTCCTGGTTGTTGATCGCTTTTATATACGAGCTGACGTCCCTCTGACTGCTTAACCTATGCAGGTTGTTACTGCTACACCTGCTCCACCCCGTAGAATGGCGGGTCGCCAAAGATCCCGGCGTAGACACCGCCGTCGTAGACGCCCAAGATTCAACCTGGGGAACAGAACACCGATGGTATTATCCGGTGAAGTTAAGCATTTTGAACACGGCTTTCTCATCCACTTTTGATGAGTTTAAAATTCTCTCCATCTCTGTGAAGTACTTGCCTAATGACTCACAGACTGAAACTGGTTTAATGGTCTTTGCTCTTCTCGACCGTGATGGTTTTGGAGGATATGGCTCTGCTACCGCAGTATCGTGGTTCCCCACTTTGTCAGCTATGCCTGGAGCAAAAGTTGGTCCTCGATATCGACCAATGACCCAAAGATGGCGACCAACAGAGCCGTCTGCCCGAGATTGGTTCCGACACGCTAATGACCCTATTTTGTGTACTGCCTATGTTTGCAACAATGGCAAGGAAGCGGATACACTTGGTACCATGGTAGGGGTACACTTGGTAACATGCCACGTAACGTTTTCCTCAAAGTACAGCTTAGGCTGTGGGGCACGCAAA
This genomic interval carries:
- the LOC143211837 gene encoding uncharacterized protein LOC143211837 isoform X2, which translates into the protein MSDESEYDVEPEEFNVYKRKYQLLLDRCEVLQQENERLVYRIQRVRKLLKRTRKEKKFLIDRLDQHGDRWREAPMGVLEENNVFQATSKQEKGAKATAHNSKDERTKKGTKRKGAKTDPNAPKRPANPFFQFCQEQRPRVMERLAGEPEPSKQELTRQLATTWKSLSSEDKKVYYDMYERSKEKYVAEMQIYNKKSEDTPNQMSLNIT
- the LOC143211837 gene encoding uncharacterized protein LOC143211837 isoform X1 gives rise to the protein MSDESEYDVEPEEFNVYKRKYQLLLDRCEVLQQENERLVYRIQRVRKLLKRTRKEKKFLIDRLDQHGDRWREAPMGVLEENNVFQATSKQEKGAKATAHNSKDERTKKGTKRKGAKTDPNAPKRPANPFFQFCQEQRPRVMERLAGEPEPSKQELTRQLATTWKSLSSEDKKVCIGKTVNSYLHLSMYYRFVKWLPFTFFQVYYDMYERSKEKYVAEMQIYNKKSEDTPNQMSLNIT
- the LOC143211840 gene encoding uncharacterized protein LOC143211840; translated protein: MQRVGHRLAPHFMGEVNWSGNATNSALACTDPGPIKLTSQFSAIPPPVVQQKKRNVAGRCVDIAHVVAGDPHYLSSNVIGSRVVKFWSPSSGVTSLELSLGAASLVGEQHPDCATRLEVNGAVAVWINPATCLQNAVDAPRQAA